CAGGATCGCAGGACCTGAATGTGAAAACGGCGCAGCAATCGGCGCTGACGCCCTCCAGTGGTATTCCGAAACAGCGCTTCCTTCCTACACACCCAAAGAGCCGAGGGTGAAAGCAACAATCATCCAGACGACAAGCGACTCGCCGCTCTGTCATGTATCGGTCGGCAAGTGGATGAAGGCTTCAGGCTACGCGATCGGCAGTCCTGAAAGAAGAGACAGGTGTGCCCGTGTAACTGCAAGCGCTGCATATCACCTTGTCCAGGATCTGAATGCCTGGAAGGATGGTACGTATAAGCAAAAAACCACGTGGAAAGCGGTATCAAACGTAGGGATTACGGCTCAGCAGAACTGCACTGAATGCCACGGGGCAAATGTGCCGACTCCTCCGTCAGCAAAAAAATAATTTTGGGATCAGACACCAAGGATGGGCGGGTGGCATTCCGCCCATCACCCCATTATTTAAGGGTTGCTTACGGCCCTAATTAGTGCTCATCTATTGTTTGTGAAAAAAGTTTTGTTAGCGGGCTGTACACCGCAAGGGCCGGCAAACACCAACCCGCGTGAAGTACTGCATGTACTCTGCCCGACCGGCATCATTGAGCCGACATCAGGTTTCGACCGGAAAGAGTTACCCTGTCAAAAGAGTGC
This DNA window, taken from Thermodesulfovibrionales bacterium, encodes the following:
- a CDS encoding C-GCAxxG-C-C family protein; amino-acid sequence: MEDGKMFDEKLSRRGLLKSAAGAAGIAALATGGLSLFSKAEAKGGPTEKWPWPYVKLEPEKTAELAYNEWYRVFCGAAVISSVFSQLREKVGEPYTSFPVDAYVFLEGGIVGWGTICGSNAGANIVSNMIIGPRIAGPECENGAAIGADALQWYSETALPSYTPKEPRVKATIIQTTSDSPLCHVSVGKWMKASGYAIGSPERRDRCARVTASAAYHLVQDLNAWKDGTYKQKTTWKAVSNVGITAQQNCTECHGANVPTPPSAKK